A single window of Loxodonta africana isolate mLoxAfr1 chromosome 10, mLoxAfr1.hap2, whole genome shotgun sequence DNA harbors:
- the LOC100670589 gene encoding olfactory receptor 4F3/4F16/4F29-like: MDGANHSVVSEFVFLGLSNSWEIQLVLFVFFSMFYVASMMGNSLIVLTVTSDPHLHSPMYLLLANLSFIDLGVSSVTSPKMIYDLFRKCKVISFGGCIAQVFFIHLIGGVEMVLLIAMAFDRYVAICKPLHYFTTMNPKMCILLLLAAWIIGLIHSVFQLVFVIKLPFCGPNVLDSFYCDLPRLIKLACIDTYKLEFMVTANSGFISLGTFFILIISYIFILITAQKRSSGGSSKTLSTLSTHIMVVILFFGPCIFVYTWPHPTSHLDKFLAIFDAVLTPFLNPVIYTLRNKEMKTAMRRVCSQLLVYRRIS, encoded by the coding sequence ATGGATGGAGCAAATCACTCTGTGGTGTCAGAGTTTGTGTTCCTAGGACTCTCCAATTCCTGGGAGATTCAACTTGTCCTCTTTGTGTTCTTCTCCATGTTTTATGTAGCAAGCATGATGGGGAACTCCCTCATTGTCCTTACAGTGACTTCTGACCCTCACTTACACTCCCCCATGTACCTTCTGTTGGCCAATCTCTCCTTCATTGACCTGGGTGTTTCTTCTGTCACTTCCCCCAAGATGATTTACGACCTTTTCAGAAAGTGCAAAGTCATCTCCTTTGGAGGCTGCATTGCTCAGGTCTTCTTCATTCACCTCATTGGTGGTGTGGAGATGGTGCTGCTCATAGCCATGGCCTTTGACAGATATGTGGCTATTTGTAAGCCTCTCCACTATTTTACTACTATGaacccaaaaatgtgtattttgctCTTGCTTGCTGCATGGATAATTGGTTTGATTCACTCTGTGTTTCAACTAGTTTTTGTTATAAAATTACCATTTTGTGGCCCTAATGTGCTGGACAGCTTTTACTGTGATCTCCCTCGATTAATCAAACTTGCCTGCATAGACACCTACAAACTAGAGTTCATGGTCACAGCCAACAGTGGGTTTATATCTCTGGGAACATTCTTCATATTGATCATCTCCTACATTTTTATCCTGATCACTGCTCAGAAACGCTCTTCAGGTGGCTCATCCAAGACTCTCTCCACTTTATCAACTCATATCATGGTGGTGATTTTGTTCTTTGGTCCTTGCATCTTTGTTTATACCTGGCCTCATCCCACATCACACCTAGACAAATTCCTTGCCATTTTTGATGCAGTTCTcactccttttctgaatccagtcaTCTACACATTGAGGAACAAAGAGATGAAGACGGCAATGAGGAGAGTATGCAGTCAGCTTCTTGTTTACAGAAGGATTTCTTAA